A window of Lacibacter sediminis contains these coding sequences:
- a CDS encoding vWA domain-containing protein gives MIGHFFSKYDPSENSKSKFEQLLDLFTQLLTYTSGDVTEAMDWLNQLDRKFQLTNDEYGMGDFIEELKEKGYLDENPVTGQFNITSKTEQTIRKQSLEEIFGKLKKTKQGNHQTFKPGMGDEINPETRPFQFGDTLEQIDFTNSIRNAQINHGIDSFMMREDDLEIRETDFKTQTSTVLMIDISHSMILYGEDRITPAKKVAMALSELIQTKYPKDTLDIVVFGNDAWTIEVKDLPYLQVGPYHTNTVAGLELAMEILRRRKNPNKQIFMITDGKPTCLKIGKKYYKNSFGLDRKVVNRCINLAAQCKKLKIPITTFMIATDPYLQRFVQEFTETNHGKAFFASLDKLGAFIFKDFESGKRKTVY, from the coding sequence ATGATTGGACACTTTTTTTCGAAATATGATCCATCTGAAAACAGTAAGTCGAAGTTTGAACAGTTGCTTGATCTGTTCACACAATTGCTTACTTATACCAGTGGTGATGTAACTGAAGCAATGGATTGGTTGAATCAGCTCGACCGCAAATTCCAACTCACGAATGATGAGTATGGCATGGGTGATTTTATTGAGGAACTGAAAGAAAAAGGTTATCTCGATGAAAATCCTGTAACCGGTCAGTTTAACATCACCTCAAAAACGGAACAGACCATTCGCAAACAATCGCTTGAAGAAATATTCGGTAAGCTCAAGAAAACCAAACAGGGCAATCATCAAACATTTAAACCGGGTATGGGTGATGAGATCAATCCTGAAACAAGACCATTCCAGTTTGGTGATACGTTGGAACAGATCGATTTTACCAATTCCATCCGTAATGCGCAAATCAATCATGGCATCGATAGTTTTATGATGCGTGAAGATGATCTGGAGATACGTGAAACCGATTTCAAAACACAAACATCCACGGTGTTGATGATCGATATTTCACACTCCATGATCTTGTATGGTGAAGACCGTATTACACCTGCAAAGAAAGTGGCGATGGCATTGAGTGAACTCATTCAAACAAAATACCCGAAGGATACGTTAGATATTGTGGTGTTTGGTAATGATGCATGGACGATTGAGGTAAAAGATCTTCCGTACTTACAAGTTGGTCCTTATCACACCAATACTGTTGCAGGTTTGGAACTGGCGATGGAAATTTTGCGCAGAAGAAAAAATCCCAACAAGCAGATCTTCATGATCACAGATGGTAAACCCACTTGTTTGAAGATCGGTAAGAAATATTACAAGAACAGTTTTGGCTTAGATCGGAAAGTGGTGAACCGTTGTATCAATCTTGCAGCGCAATGTAAAAAACTCAAGATACCCATCACTACGTTTATGATTGCGACCGATCCTTATCTGCAACGCTTTGTGCAGGAGTTTACCGAAACCAATCATGGTAAAGCGTTCTTTGCATCATTAGATAAATTGGGTGCGTTTATTTTTAAGGATTTTGAAAGCGGCAAGAGAAAGACAGTGTATTAA
- a CDS encoding magnesium chelatase, whose translation MVQTLGELKKSGYQSKSIKEEVRQNLISKLQQNENVFHGILGYEDSVIPDVERALLSRHNILFLGLRGQAKTRMARLMTELLDEHIPVVAGSEVNDDPFNPISHYAKELIAEKGDATPIEWIHRSQRYGEKLATPDVSVADLIGDIDPIKAANLKLSFADERVIHYGIIPRSNRSVFVINEIPDLQARIQVSLFNILEEGDVQIRGFKLRLPLDILFVFTANPEDYTNRGSIVTPLKDRIESQILTHYPKTIETALAITEQEAAVHPEQAKKVDISDLMKRIIEQVAFEARGSEYVDKKSGVSARLTISAYENAVSTAELRAIQNKEKNTQVWMSDLIGVIPSITGKIELVYEGEQEGPYQVAFHLLDKAIRTQFLQYFPNPEQLKKRKQEATTDNPYKSISNWFDKGNQLTLLMNTKDEEKIQQLYSVDGLYPLVKKYFKGANEKQTALLMEFVLHGLSAYSVISKKVVEGKIEFSDLMGSIINLNTNRGDEEEDFDGEDFN comes from the coding sequence ATGGTTCAGACTTTAGGCGAATTAAAGAAAAGTGGCTATCAATCGAAAAGCATCAAAGAAGAAGTACGTCAAAACTTAATTTCAAAGCTTCAGCAAAACGAAAATGTATTTCACGGCATATTGGGCTATGAAGATTCAGTGATTCCTGATGTGGAGCGTGCGTTATTATCACGTCACAACATTTTGTTTCTTGGTTTACGTGGACAAGCGAAAACAAGAATGGCACGTTTAATGACTGAGCTACTCGATGAACATATCCCGGTTGTTGCAGGCAGTGAAGTAAATGATGATCCCTTCAATCCTATTTCACATTATGCAAAAGAATTGATTGCAGAAAAGGGAGATGCTACACCAATTGAGTGGATTCATCGTTCACAACGTTATGGTGAAAAACTGGCAACACCTGATGTAAGTGTGGCCGATCTTATTGGCGATATTGATCCAATCAAAGCAGCCAATCTGAAATTAAGTTTCGCTGATGAACGTGTGATCCACTACGGCATCATTCCCCGCAGTAACCGTTCAGTGTTTGTGATCAATGAAATTCCTGATCTGCAGGCACGCATCCAGGTATCATTGTTCAATATTTTAGAAGAAGGTGATGTACAGATACGTGGTTTCAAATTGCGTCTGCCGCTTGATATATTATTTGTGTTTACAGCAAATCCGGAAGATTATACCAACCGTGGTTCAATTGTAACGCCGTTGAAAGATCGTATCGAAAGCCAGATACTTACGCACTATCCCAAAACAATTGAAACGGCGTTGGCTATTACTGAACAGGAAGCAGCTGTGCATCCGGAACAGGCAAAGAAAGTGGACATCAGCGATCTGATGAAACGTATCATTGAACAGGTAGCGTTTGAAGCAAGAGGAAGCGAGTATGTTGACAAGAAGAGCGGCGTAAGCGCAAGGCTTACCATTTCTGCCTATGAAAATGCGGTGAGTACGGCTGAGTTGCGTGCAATTCAGAATAAAGAAAAAAATACACAAGTGTGGATGAGTGATCTCATTGGTGTTATTCCATCTATCACCGGGAAAATTGAATTGGTATACGAAGGTGAGCAGGAAGGTCCATATCAGGTAGCATTTCATTTATTGGACAAAGCAATCCGTACACAGTTTCTTCAATACTTTCCTAACCCTGAACAACTGAAGAAACGTAAACAGGAGGCGACAACAGACAATCCATATAAATCCATCAGTAATTGGTTCGATAAAGGAAACCAGTTAACGTTGTTGATGAATACGAAAGATGAAGAAAAGATCCAACAGTTGTATAGTGTTGATGGTTTGTATCCATTGGTAAAAAAATATTTCAAAGGTGCCAATGAAAAGCAAACAGCATTATTGATGGAGTTTGTTTTGCATGGGTTGTCAGCTTATTCTGTCATCAGTAAAAAAGTAGTGGAAGGAAAAATTGAATTCAGTGATCTGATGGGCAGCATCATCAACCTTAATACAAACAGGGGAGATGAGGAAGAAGATTTTGATGGT